The following DNA comes from Pirellulales bacterium.
CGCCCATGATCGACGTCGTGTTTCAGCTTTTGACGTTTTTTTTGTTCTCGCTCAGGACCGTCGATACCGAGGGAAATTTTAGCATCAAGATGCCCAGCCCCAGCTCGCAGCAGGTGCCGGACAATATTAGCCTGCCCAAGGCTTTGGAACTGCGGGCCAACACGGACGGCTCGCTGGCCTCGATTAAGTTTGAGGACAAATCTTGGACGATCAAATCACCCCGTCCCAAGCGTCCGTTAGGGAATACCACCCCTGAATACCGGGCCGCGCTGGAGCAGCATCGCGCCGAGGTCAAGGCCGCGTTTGAACAGGTGCAGCAGCGGGTGATCGCGCTTGTTGGCCAGCCCGGCGCTCCCGCCAAGACCGACCTGGAGGTGGAATTGGATTGCTCTAAAAATCTCAACTACGAATACGTGATCACGGGCATCTCGGCCGTGTCGGGCAAGGTCCGTCCCGATGGCGAAATCGATAAGCTGATTGAAAAGATCCGCTTTAAGCCGCAGCGGTAGGGATAAGTTTCGTGGTTGCTTTGCCCAGTTTATGCCCCCCTCGCAATTACTCATCGCTGTTACCGCGCACTTTGGACACCTGGTAGGCGGCCGTGTATTGCGGATAGGGATAGCTGCTGACTCCATTCTGGGTCGAGCCGATAAACTGCGCCGGCGAGGGAACAATTTTTACTTTGACCACGCCCGTCTCCCCATCGCGCAGCGCTCCCGCGTGGATCGCCGCCGTGGCCAGGCGGCTGTCGGTGGTGTATGACCCCGTCCCCCAGATATACCCCTGCGCTTGCCCCGTCACTTTAAAATACAGGGTTTTACCGATCTGCTGCTGAAATTGCACCAAATTTCCCGGATCATCCGTGACATCCCGCGGAATCTCCCGCCCTTCGAGGCCCCGCGTGCTCAACCGCCGCAGATCGGCCAATTTCAACTCTTGCTCGCCAAATTGCGACGTGCGGACTTTGAACGTTTCCGCCTTTATTTTTCCCGTGATGATCGAGTCCCCCGTTGTTACCACGTCGTTAGCGCGCGGCTGCAACCGGGAGGCGGGCAGCGTCTCTTCCAGTTTGGCGATAAGTTCCTTGGCGCGGGTGGCGGTCTCGGCGTCGGGGGAGTGACACAGCTTAACCAGGTCAGGATATGCCGCTGCTCCTAGTTCCAACAGGGTCTTCCCCCCCGCTTCCCGTTTGTTAAAGTTTTCGCTGGCCAGGTTGGCCAAGGCCGCGCTCAGCTTTTCCTGGATCGCGGGGGTGATCCGCAGGCCAAACTCTATCTGCCGTATCTCCGCCACGGGAATCGCCAACGTCCCAAACGGGGTCTCTAACTCCAATTTTTCATCCAAGAGATGCAAGGTAAGCTGGCCCTGATCCGCAAACGACGCGCGCAACTGGCCAGCCACCGCCGCCGGGGGCGGAATGGCCAGTTCACCCTCTGGTTTTGATTCCGCTGACGGTACCGCCGGTCGTTGAACTTGCGGCTCGCCAAATGGATCCTCGGCGACTGGAGCAAGGAATATTTGTTGGCCAAACGCTGCCAGAGTCCAGCCATAACACCAAACCGTCAAAATTGACATTACCCAGCTATACTTGGCAATCAATCGAGGGGAGTTCCCGGGAGCTGGCATTGTTGCCTCCATGGTGGGCGGAAATTCTCGAGAGGCGCCGTTTAATAACGGCACGACTTTTCTGGATTATGAACCCGCCAAAAGACCGTCGCAAGCAAATTCTTACCAACTTGTGACAATCGTGCCGGTCAGGCCCATGAAAGATTGGGCAAATAGAAACAGGGTCCGGTGGGAGTCGAACCCACGATAGCGGAT
Coding sequences within:
- a CDS encoding biopolymer transporter ExbD, coding for MKIKRSSTVSDKIEMNMTPMIDVVFQLLTFFLFSLRTVDTEGNFSIKMPSPSSQQVPDNISLPKALELRANTDGSLASIKFEDKSWTIKSPRPKRPLGNTTPEYRAALEQHRAEVKAAFEQVQQRVIALVGQPGAPAKTDLEVELDCSKNLNYEYVITGISAVSGKVRPDGEIDKLIEKIRFKPQR
- a CDS encoding LCCL domain-containing protein, which gives rise to MPAPGNSPRLIAKYSWVMSILTVWCYGWTLAAFGQQIFLAPVAEDPFGEPQVQRPAVPSAESKPEGELAIPPPAAVAGQLRASFADQGQLTLHLLDEKLELETPFGTLAIPVAEIRQIEFGLRITPAIQEKLSAALANLASENFNKREAGGKTLLELGAAAYPDLVKLCHSPDAETATRAKELIAKLEETLPASRLQPRANDVVTTGDSIITGKIKAETFKVRTSQFGEQELKLADLRRLSTRGLEGREIPRDVTDDPGNLVQFQQQIGKTLYFKVTGQAQGYIWGTGSYTTDSRLATAAIHAGALRDGETGVVKVKIVPSPAQFIGSTQNGVSSYPYPQYTAAYQVSKVRGNSDE